One region of Cyanobium sp. M30B3 genomic DNA includes:
- the mtnA gene encoding S-methyl-5-thioribose-1-phosphate isomerase, producing the protein MNIDGRPWRTIWLEPDGRPGHHTVGVIDQTLLPHRFTTRTLRSSAEAAEAISTMVVRGAPLIGVTGAYGLMLALQADPSDASLAAAFALLNATRPTAINLRWALERVRATVQPLPPEQRAAAAQAEAALIADEDVAMGEAIGEHGLGLLRQLAAARPAGRQGEPLNVLTHCNAGWLATVDWGTALAPIYKAHRAGLNIHVWVDETRPRNQGASLTAWELGREGVPHTVIVDNAGGHLMQHGQVDAVIVGTDRTTRTGDVCNKIGTYLKALAARDNGVPFYVALPASTIDWTVSDGVAEIPIEARSVTEVTHIQGRLQEGAATGELAMVQLTPDGSAGFNPAFDVTPARLVTALITERGVAAASEEGLRSLYGDTV; encoded by the coding sequence ATGAACATCGACGGCAGGCCCTGGCGCACCATCTGGCTGGAGCCGGATGGCCGCCCGGGGCATCACACGGTCGGCGTGATCGACCAGACCCTGTTGCCACACCGCTTCACCACCCGCACGCTGCGCAGCTCAGCTGAGGCGGCCGAGGCGATCTCCACGATGGTGGTGCGGGGGGCGCCGCTGATCGGGGTGACGGGGGCCTACGGACTGATGCTGGCCCTGCAGGCCGACCCCAGCGACGCCTCCCTGGCCGCCGCCTTCGCGCTGCTCAATGCCACCCGGCCCACGGCGATCAACCTGCGCTGGGCGCTGGAGCGGGTGCGCGCGACGGTGCAGCCGCTGCCGCCGGAGCAGCGGGCCGCGGCGGCCCAAGCGGAGGCGGCGCTGATCGCCGATGAGGACGTGGCGATGGGCGAGGCGATCGGCGAGCACGGCCTGGGCCTGCTGCGGCAGCTGGCGGCGGCCCGGCCCGCCGGGCGCCAGGGCGAGCCGCTGAACGTGCTCACCCACTGCAACGCCGGCTGGCTGGCCACGGTGGACTGGGGCACGGCCCTGGCGCCGATCTACAAGGCCCACCGCGCCGGGCTCAACATTCACGTATGGGTGGATGAGACCCGGCCGCGCAACCAGGGGGCCAGCCTCACCGCCTGGGAGCTGGGCCGCGAGGGGGTGCCGCATACGGTGATCGTGGACAACGCCGGCGGCCACCTGATGCAGCACGGCCAGGTGGACGCGGTGATCGTGGGCACCGACCGCACCACCCGCACGGGTGATGTGTGCAACAAGATCGGCACCTACCTCAAGGCCCTGGCCGCCCGCGACAACGGCGTGCCCTTCTACGTGGCCCTGCCCGCCTCCACGATCGACTGGACGGTGAGCGACGGGGTGGCGGAGATCCCGATCGAAGCCCGCAGCGTCACTGAAGTGACCCACATCCAGGGCCGCCTGCAGGAGGGCGCGGCCACCGGCGAGCTGGCCATGGTGCAGCTCACGCCGGATGGCAGCGCCGGCTTCAACCCGGCCTTCGACGTGACGCCCGCCCGGCTGGTCACGGCCCTGATCACCGAACGGGGCGTGGCGGCCGCCAGCGAGGAGGGGCTGCGCAGCCTCTACGGGGATACGGTCTGA
- the htpX gene encoding protease HtpX: MARCTMPLRTSLFLITNLAVVATIAVLLGLATAIGLLPPDLPFTPLLIGSFFWGAVGSWISLQMSRESAIRGMGVQLVDENSGPEARWLVTTVAALAQKAGLPMPDVGIYAAPEFNAFATGPSPDRALVAVSTGILRGMPPAELEAVLGHELSHVGNGDMVTMSLLQGVVNAFVLFFVRLLWMALPRSTDEQGRVRAPSLVLVQPLEVLLGLGGSLITAWFSRHREYRADAGAAALVGPDAMVGALERLGGAMQLSDRRDGPAFDNLKISAPPQLLGLLASHPPLENRIRALREAKVKGLQTVSP, from the coding sequence TTGGCGCGTTGCACCATGCCCCTGCGCACCAGCCTGTTCCTGATCACCAACCTGGCGGTGGTGGCCACCATCGCCGTGCTGCTCGGCCTGGCCACCGCCATCGGCCTGCTGCCACCCGATCTGCCCTTCACTCCCCTGCTGATCGGCAGCTTCTTCTGGGGGGCCGTGGGCTCCTGGATCTCGCTGCAGATGTCGCGCGAATCAGCGATCCGCGGCATGGGCGTGCAGCTGGTGGATGAGAACAGTGGCCCGGAAGCCCGCTGGCTGGTCACCACCGTAGCCGCTCTGGCCCAGAAGGCCGGCCTGCCCATGCCCGATGTGGGCATCTACGCCGCCCCCGAGTTCAACGCCTTCGCCACCGGCCCCTCCCCGGACCGGGCCCTGGTGGCCGTGTCCACCGGGATCCTGCGCGGCATGCCCCCCGCCGAGCTGGAGGCCGTGCTCGGCCACGAGCTCAGCCACGTGGGCAACGGCGACATGGTGACCATGAGCCTGCTGCAGGGGGTGGTGAACGCCTTCGTGCTCTTCTTCGTGCGGCTGCTGTGGATGGCCCTGCCCCGCAGCACCGACGAGCAGGGCCGCGTGCGCGCCCCCTCACTGGTGCTGGTGCAGCCGCTGGAGGTGCTGCTCGGCCTCGGCGGCTCGCTGATCACCGCCTGGTTCTCCCGCCACCGCGAATACCGGGCCGATGCCGGCGCGGCCGCCCTGGTGGGCCCCGACGCCATGGTGGGGGCCCTCGAGCGGCTGGGCGGTGCCATGCAGCTCAGCGACCGCCGCGACGGCCCCGCCTTCGACAACCTCAAGATCAGCGCCCCGCCCCAGCTGCTCGGCCTGCTGGCCAGCCACCCTCCCCTGGAGAACCGCATCCGCGCCCTGCGGGAGGCCAAGGTGAAGGGGCTTCAGACCGTATCCCCGTAG
- a CDS encoding OFA family MFS transporter translates to MTTSGRRLFGLPAAQGRWLMIPLGILAMLCLGTVYAWSIFRTPLEQELGLGATASLLPFTVALVCYAGMMPLAGRWISAGHGRRVATTGAVVVSLGYLLASAAGSIQELVLAYGVVAGLGVGLVYGVPLAVVASWFPERKGLAAGLTVTGFGLSPLITAPLAQRLIDAFGSRPTLRLFGLAFGAILLLAARLLRPAPPSSTAPAATAATAAAALPPAGGRIVPGLWLNYALGTLAGLSAIGIASPVGTELIGISPAMAAASVSLFALFNGLSRPLFGWLCDRWTPARAAMLAFGLILVGSVLMLRAGQGDVALYLLAFCLFWSALGGWLAIAPATTLRSFPANRYAEIYGLVFTAYGVGALVGTLVTGQLRDWFGTYSAAFHPLAGLAVAGIVLSAKLLPGAART, encoded by the coding sequence ATGACGACATCGGGCCGGCGGCTGTTCGGACTGCCGGCCGCCCAGGGGCGGTGGTTGATGATCCCGCTCGGCATCCTCGCCATGCTCTGCCTGGGCACGGTGTACGCCTGGAGCATCTTCCGCACGCCGCTGGAGCAGGAGCTGGGGCTGGGCGCCACCGCCAGCCTGCTGCCCTTCACCGTGGCGCTGGTGTGTTACGCGGGAATGATGCCGCTGGCCGGCCGCTGGATCAGCGCTGGCCACGGCCGTCGGGTGGCCACCACCGGCGCCGTGGTGGTGAGCCTGGGCTACCTGCTGGCCAGCGCTGCGGGCAGCATCCAGGAGCTGGTGCTGGCCTACGGGGTGGTGGCGGGCCTGGGGGTGGGGCTGGTGTATGGCGTGCCCCTGGCCGTGGTGGCCAGCTGGTTTCCGGAGCGCAAGGGGCTGGCGGCGGGGCTGACGGTGACCGGCTTCGGGCTGTCGCCCCTGATCACGGCCCCCCTGGCCCAGCGGTTGATCGACGCCTTCGGCAGCCGGCCCACCCTGCGCCTGTTCGGCCTGGCCTTCGGGGCGATCCTGCTGCTGGCGGCCAGGCTGCTGCGGCCCGCCCCCCCCAGCAGCACTGCTCCTGCGGCCACCGCAGCCACAGCCGCAGCGGCCCTCCCGCCCGCCGGCGGGCGCATCGTGCCGGGGCTGTGGCTCAACTACGCGCTCGGCACCCTGGCCGGCCTGAGCGCGATCGGCATCGCCAGCCCGGTGGGCACCGAACTGATCGGCATTTCGCCGGCCATGGCGGCGGCCAGTGTGTCGCTGTTTGCGCTGTTCAATGGCCTCAGCCGGCCGCTGTTCGGCTGGCTGTGCGACCGCTGGACGCCGGCGCGGGCCGCCATGCTGGCCTTCGGCCTGATCCTTGTGGGCAGCGTGCTGATGCTGCGCGCCGGCCAGGGCGACGTGGCGCTCTACCTGCTGGCCTTCTGCCTGTTCTGGAGCGCCCTGGGCGGCTGGCTGGCGATCGCCCCGGCCACCACCCTGCGCAGCTTTCCGGCGAATCGCTATGCCGAGATCTACGGCCTGGTGTTCACGGCCTACGGGGTCGGCGCCCTGGTGGGCACGCTGGTCACGGGTCAGCTGCGCGACTGGTTCGGCACCTACAGCGCCGCCTTCCATCCCCTGGCCGGCCTGGCGGTGGCGGGCATCGTGCTGTCGGCCAAGCTGTTGCCGGGCGCGGCCCGCACCTGA
- a CDS encoding class II aldolase/adducin family protein: MSSSSEPPPPAAAEQALRQQLVAVAQRLTASGLNHGTAGNLSARWGEGLLITPSSLPSEQLQPEDLLAIDFDGHPLVGSASSACRAAEGRRSPSSEWRLHADLLRSRPDAAAVVHCHSIHATALACHGRGIPPFHYMVVQAGGPDIRCAGYATFGSQELSDLTLVAMEDRQACLLAHHGQVTVGASLEQALALALEVETLAHMYLQALQLGEPPLLSLTEMERVAAQMQLRRYGVLA, from the coding sequence GTGTCGTCGTCCTCCGAGCCCCCGCCGCCCGCCGCAGCTGAGCAGGCCCTGCGCCAGCAGCTTGTGGCGGTGGCGCAGCGCCTGACTGCCTCCGGCCTCAACCACGGCACAGCGGGCAATCTCTCGGCCCGCTGGGGTGAGGGCCTGCTGATCACCCCCTCCTCCCTGCCCAGCGAGCAGTTGCAACCGGAGGATCTGCTGGCGATCGACTTCGACGGCCACCCCCTGGTTGGTTCTGCATCATCCGCTTGCCGGGCCGCTGAGGGCCGGCGCAGCCCCTCCTCCGAGTGGCGGCTCCATGCCGATTTGCTGCGCAGCCGACCGGACGCGGCGGCGGTGGTGCACTGCCACTCGATCCACGCCACGGCCCTGGCCTGCCATGGCCGCGGCATTCCGCCGTTCCACTACATGGTGGTGCAGGCCGGTGGCCCGGACATCCGCTGCGCCGGCTACGCCACCTTCGGCAGCCAGGAGCTCTCCGATCTCACCCTGGTTGCCATGGAGGATCGCCAGGCCTGCCTGCTGGCCCACCACGGCCAGGTGACCGTGGGCGCATCCCTGGAGCAGGCCCTGGCCCTGGCGCTGGAGGTGGAGACCCTGGCCCACATGTATCTGCAGGCCCTGCAGCTGGGCGAGCCGCCCCTGCTCAGCCTCACCGAGATGGAACGGGTGGCCGCCCAGATGCAGCTGCGCCGGTACGGCGTTCTGGCCTGA
- a CDS encoding sodium:solute symporter has protein sequence MKVFDVLIAFVALSLLLLLAASLRNRVGWLRRLGLPEALIAGALGLLIGPFSPLRIFPEQVYTIWNQIPGALINVVFATLFLGQALPSRSVIWQRAASQTAFGMVLGFGQYLVGGLVVGLVLQPLLGVNPLMACLIEVGFEGGHGTAAGMGPTFRSLGLASGEALGLAMATLGVLAAVLIGSSLVVIGRRRQWLLAAGDPDAMAALEARRLEESEERRQRPAQPSPKLDSLTLNLALIGGAVGLGVLLKHALVLLAGWLGGEGAARLLEAVPLFPLAMVGGLLVQQLLQWQGQPQLAAVQQQQSIGSLAMDLLITAAMASLNLSLLAEAWLPLVVLAVVGLAWNLAAFLWLAPRLFADTWFERAIADFGQGTGVTASGLLLLRMADPYGRSGALEAFSFKQLVFEPFLGGGLVTAFAPIALKGMGLPLWTVLALGLTLASLLFGMALARQGHRA, from the coding sequence ATGAAGGTGTTTGACGTGCTGATCGCCTTCGTGGCCCTCAGCCTGCTGCTGCTGCTGGCCGCCAGCCTGCGCAACCGGGTGGGCTGGTTGCGCAGGCTGGGTTTGCCCGAGGCCCTGATCGCCGGCGCCCTGGGGCTGTTGATCGGCCCGTTCAGCCCGCTGCGCATCTTTCCGGAGCAGGTGTACACGATCTGGAACCAGATCCCCGGGGCGCTCATCAATGTGGTGTTCGCCACCCTGTTTCTCGGCCAGGCCCTGCCCAGCCGCTCCGTGATCTGGCAGCGAGCCGCCAGCCAGACCGCCTTCGGCATGGTGCTGGGCTTCGGCCAGTACCTCGTGGGCGGCCTGGTGGTGGGGCTGGTGCTCCAACCCCTGCTGGGGGTGAATCCGCTGATGGCCTGCCTGATCGAGGTGGGCTTTGAGGGCGGCCACGGCACGGCGGCGGGCATGGGCCCCACCTTCCGCAGCCTGGGGCTGGCCAGCGGCGAGGCGCTGGGCCTGGCGATGGCCACGCTGGGGGTGCTGGCGGCGGTGCTGATCGGCAGCAGCCTGGTGGTGATCGGCCGACGCCGGCAATGGCTGCTGGCTGCCGGGGATCCGGATGCCATGGCGGCCCTGGAAGCCCGGCGGCTGGAGGAGTCGGAAGAGCGGAGGCAGCGTCCGGCCCAGCCGTCCCCCAAGCTCGACTCGCTCACCCTCAACCTGGCCCTGATCGGCGGAGCCGTGGGCCTGGGGGTGCTGCTCAAGCACGCCCTGGTGCTGCTGGCCGGCTGGCTGGGCGGCGAGGGAGCGGCCCGCCTGCTGGAGGCGGTGCCCCTGTTCCCGCTGGCGATGGTGGGCGGACTGCTGGTACAGCAGCTGCTCCAGTGGCAGGGGCAGCCCCAGCTGGCCGCGGTGCAGCAGCAGCAGAGCATCGGCTCGCTGGCGATGGACCTGCTGATCACGGCGGCCATGGCCAGCCTCAACCTCAGCCTGCTGGCAGAGGCCTGGCTGCCACTGGTGGTGCTGGCGGTGGTGGGGCTGGCCTGGAACCTGGCCGCCTTCCTCTGGCTGGCGCCCCGCCTGTTCGCCGACACCTGGTTCGAGCGGGCGATCGCCGACTTCGGCCAGGGCACGGGGGTGACGGCCAGCGGCCTGCTGCTGCTGCGCATGGCCGACCCCTACGGCCGCAGCGGCGCCCTGGAGGCCTTTTCGTTCAAGCAACTGGTGTTCGAACCCTTTCTCGGCGGCGGCCTGGTCACGGCCTTCGCACCGATCGCCCTCAAGGGAATGGGCCTGCCGCTGTGGACCGTCCTGGCCCTGGGGCTCACCCTGGCGTCGCTGCTGTTCGGCATGGCCCTGGCACGGCAGGGACACAGGGCCTGA
- a CDS encoding sodium:solute symporter, with the protein MTALSALALIAAAFAVLALLVAIGRAIGPALGLQRLGLPAAVLAGLLGLLLGPYGPWPLMPAPIEALWARLPTVLLTLVFGTLLLGRPLPAIGQLWRPAAAQTLLGLTLGFGQYLVGALAVLLVLGPWLGANPLMACLIEVGFEGGHGSAAVLGPIYADLGFSEGSDLGLAMATVGLLSSTVLGGALVVLAQRRGWLMVHLPEPVAAAQPVAGDPGTGDGVAEGALAHQPSCPLPEPLSDQPPAGLHTWLVNLGLVGLAVGVGVLLLATLEWAAEPLQGTWRTVIDALPVYPLALAGSLLVRLALERSGRTALVQASQQERIGGIATDLLITAAMAGLDLPQLARSWLPLSVLTLAGLGWNLLVLLVLARRILPIDWFERAVIEFGQATGVAASGLLLLGMADPDNRSGALPAFSVKQLLLQPVLAGGVVTVAAPLAVHTWGLPIWTEVCFGFTALWITLALLLAHTGS; encoded by the coding sequence ATGACCGCGCTCTCTGCCCTGGCCCTGATCGCCGCGGCCTTCGCCGTGCTGGCGCTGCTGGTGGCGATCGGGCGGGCGATCGGCCCGGCGCTGGGACTGCAGCGACTGGGCCTGCCGGCCGCCGTGCTGGCGGGCCTGCTGGGACTGCTGCTCGGGCCCTACGGGCCCTGGCCACTGATGCCGGCCCCGATCGAGGCGCTGTGGGCGCGGCTGCCCACGGTGCTGCTCACGCTGGTGTTCGGCACGCTGCTGCTGGGCCGCCCCCTGCCGGCGATCGGCCAGCTGTGGCGACCGGCTGCCGCCCAGACCCTGCTGGGCCTCACCCTGGGCTTTGGCCAGTACCTGGTGGGCGCCCTGGCGGTGCTGCTGGTGCTCGGGCCCTGGCTGGGGGCGAATCCCCTGATGGCCTGCCTGATCGAGGTGGGCTTCGAGGGCGGCCACGGCAGTGCGGCGGTGCTGGGACCGATCTATGCCGACCTGGGTTTCAGCGAGGGCAGCGACCTGGGCCTGGCGATGGCCACCGTGGGGCTGCTCAGCTCCACCGTGCTGGGCGGTGCACTGGTGGTGCTGGCCCAGCGCCGCGGCTGGCTGATGGTGCACCTGCCCGAGCCCGTGGCGGCAGCGCAGCCGGTGGCCGGGGATCCAGGAACCGGGGATGGGGTGGCCGAGGGTGCCCTGGCCCACCAGCCCAGCTGTCCGCTGCCGGAACCGCTGAGCGACCAGCCGCCGGCGGGGCTGCACACCTGGCTGGTGAACCTGGGGCTGGTGGGGCTGGCCGTGGGTGTGGGGGTGCTGCTTCTGGCAACCCTGGAGTGGGCCGCCGAGCCCCTGCAGGGCACCTGGCGCACGGTGATCGACGCCCTGCCCGTCTATCCCCTGGCCCTGGCGGGTTCGCTGCTGGTGCGGCTGGCCCTGGAGCGCAGCGGCCGCACCGCCCTGGTGCAGGCCAGCCAGCAGGAGCGCATCGGCGGCATCGCCACCGACCTGCTGATCACGGCGGCGATGGCCGGCCTGGACCTGCCCCAGCTGGCGCGCAGCTGGCTGCCCCTGAGCGTGCTGACGCTGGCCGGCCTGGGCTGGAACCTGCTGGTGCTGCTGGTGCTGGCGCGGCGGATATTGCCGATCGACTGGTTCGAGCGGGCCGTGATCGAATTCGGCCAGGCCACGGGGGTGGCCGCCAGCGGGCTGCTGCTGCTGGGGATGGCTGATCCGGACAACCGCAGCGGTGCCCTGCCGGCCTTCTCGGTGAAGCAGCTGCTGCTCCAGCCGGTGCTGGCCGGGGGCGTGGTGACGGTGGCCGCGCCCCTGGCGGTGCACACCTGGGGACTGCCGATCTGGACCGAAGTTTGCTTCGGATTCACGGCACTCTGGATCACACTGGCCCTGCTGCTCGCCCACACGGGCAGCTGA
- a CDS encoding S9 family peptidase, whose translation MLGRTPSLRETCFADGWLYWLEQRPAEGGRTTLLRRPAQDPGAAASELTPGPWNLRSRVHAYGGGSTCCCGGWVVFVHDGDRCLWALDPHQPGTPRRLTAPADPTAERGFADGLIDVPRQRWIGVMEAGGRDQLVAVPLAGGEPRLLHQPADFCGYAALSPDGRQLAWIAWQQPHMPWERSQLWLAELDAGGDLRHCRCLAGDGPQAVSLFQPLWIGPEQLVVAGDSSGWWNLRRLHTGSGQWQTLLPLEVEFAMPQWVYGMRTTAWDGERLVAAACRQGAWQLGEVSLDQALLGTAAAWRPIAQPYDDLACLSAADGNLACVASSPTSLSGLLQLELASGQWRHTPVSALPLPEAAISRPEPLWFAGHGGAPTHAWYYPPRGGANPESPLLVKGHSGPTGMARRGLQLAIQFWTSRGWGVVDVNYGGSTGFGRAYRERLQGLWGVADVADCAAAAEALVAAGRASARRVAIEGGSAGGFTALAALCFTTTFRAAACRYAVSDPAALAQHDHRFEARYLDGLIGPWPEAADRYEARSPLAHAERITAPVIFFQGLEDTVVPPEHTERMAAALAARGIPVEVHRFAGEGHGFRDGVVQRQVLEASEAFFRRHFQLAPP comes from the coding sequence GTGCTGGGCCGCACGCCGAGCCTGAGGGAAACCTGCTTTGCCGATGGCTGGCTGTACTGGCTGGAGCAGCGGCCCGCCGAAGGGGGCCGCACCACCCTGTTGCGCCGTCCGGCCCAGGACCCCGGCGCCGCCGCCAGCGAACTCACCCCGGGGCCCTGGAACCTGCGCAGCCGGGTGCATGCCTACGGCGGCGGCAGCACCTGCTGCTGCGGCGGCTGGGTGGTGTTCGTCCACGACGGCGACCGCTGCCTCTGGGCCCTCGATCCCCACCAGCCCGGCACCCCCCGCCGGCTCACCGCCCCAGCGGACCCCACCGCGGAGCGGGGGTTCGCCGACGGGCTGATCGACGTCCCGCGCCAGCGCTGGATCGGCGTGATGGAGGCCGGCGGGCGCGACCAGCTGGTGGCCGTGCCCCTGGCCGGCGGCGAGCCGCGGCTGCTGCACCAGCCGGCCGACTTCTGCGGCTACGCGGCCCTCAGCCCCGATGGGCGGCAGCTGGCCTGGATCGCCTGGCAGCAGCCCCACATGCCCTGGGAGCGCAGCCAGCTGTGGCTGGCGGAGCTGGACGCGGGCGGCGACCTGCGCCACTGCCGCTGCCTGGCCGGTGACGGCCCGCAGGCGGTGTCGCTGTTCCAGCCGCTGTGGATCGGCCCTGAGCAGCTGGTGGTGGCGGGCGACAGCAGCGGCTGGTGGAACCTGCGCCGCCTGCACACCGGCAGCGGCCAGTGGCAGACCCTGCTGCCGCTGGAGGTGGAATTCGCCATGCCCCAGTGGGTGTATGGCATGCGCACCACCGCCTGGGACGGCGAGCGGCTGGTGGCAGCCGCCTGCCGCCAGGGGGCCTGGCAGCTGGGGGAGGTGAGCCTCGATCAGGCGCTGCTGGGCACGGCGGCGGCCTGGCGGCCCATCGCCCAGCCGTACGACGACCTGGCCTGCCTGAGTGCGGCCGACGGCAACCTGGCCTGCGTGGCCAGCTCCCCCACCAGCCTGTCCGGCCTGCTGCAGCTGGAGCTGGCCAGTGGCCAGTGGCGGCACACACCGGTGAGCGCCCTGCCCCTGCCGGAGGCAGCGATCAGCCGGCCGGAGCCGCTCTGGTTTGCCGGCCACGGCGGCGCCCCCACCCACGCCTGGTACTACCCGCCGCGGGGGGGCGCCAATCCTGAGAGTCCGCTGCTGGTGAAGGGCCACAGCGGCCCCACCGGCATGGCCCGGCGCGGGCTGCAGCTGGCGATCCAGTTCTGGACCAGCCGCGGCTGGGGCGTGGTGGACGTGAACTACGGCGGCTCCACGGGCTTCGGCCGGGCCTACCGGGAGCGGCTGCAGGGCCTGTGGGGTGTGGCCGACGTGGCCGACTGCGCCGCCGCCGCCGAGGCCCTGGTGGCGGCGGGTCGCGCCAGCGCCCGGCGGGTGGCGATCGAAGGCGGCAGCGCCGGCGGCTTCACGGCCCTCGCCGCCCTCTGCTTCACCACCACGTTCCGGGCGGCCGCCTGCCGCTACGCGGTGAGTGATCCGGCCGCCCTGGCCCAGCACGACCACCGCTTCGAGGCCCGCTATCTCGACGGCCTGATCGGCCCCTGGCCGGAGGCGGCCGATCGCTACGAGGCCCGATCGCCCCTGGCCCATGCGGAGCGAATCACCGCTCCGGTGATCTTCTTCCAGGGGCTGGAGGACACGGTGGTGCCGCCGGAGCACACCGAGCGCATGGCCGCTGCCCTGGCCGCCCGGGGGATCCCGGTGGAGGTGCACCGCTTCGCCGGCGAGGGCCACGGCTTCCGCGACGGCGTCGTGCAACGGCAGGTACTGGAGGCCAGCGAGGCCTTCTTCCGCCGCCACTTCCAGCTGGCGCCGCCATGA
- the def gene encoding peptide deformylase codes for MARSFAQMARTAEQSSRQVQVPKRADGEPSLTIHTLGDSVLRTPARRISKVDESVRALARDMLRSMYAANGIGLAAPQVGVHKQLLVIDLDPENAAAPPLVLINPEIRSFGPGLETYEEGCLSIPGVYLNVVRPTTVEVSYRDELGRPQRLRTDGLLARCIQHEMDHLNGVLFVDRVTDELSLNAELQNHGFARGDVQSIR; via the coding sequence TTGGCCCGCAGCTTCGCCCAGATGGCACGCACGGCGGAGCAGTCCAGCCGGCAGGTGCAGGTGCCCAAGCGGGCCGACGGCGAGCCCTCGCTCACCATCCACACCCTGGGCGACAGCGTGCTGCGCACCCCGGCCAGGCGGATCAGCAAGGTGGACGAATCGGTGCGGGCGCTGGCCCGCGACATGCTGCGCTCGATGTATGCCGCCAACGGCATCGGCCTGGCCGCCCCCCAGGTGGGGGTACACAAGCAGCTGCTGGTGATCGACCTGGATCCCGAGAACGCCGCGGCGCCGCCGCTGGTGTTGATCAACCCCGAGATCCGCTCCTTCGGTCCAGGCCTTGAAACCTATGAGGAGGGCTGCCTGAGCATTCCCGGGGTGTATCTCAACGTGGTGCGTCCCACCACCGTGGAGGTGAGCTACCGCGATGAGCTGGGTCGGCCCCAGCGGCTCAGGACCGACGGCCTGCTGGCCCGCTGCATCCAGCATGAGATGGACCACCTCAACGGCGTGTTGTTCGTGGATCGCGTCACCGACGAGCTCAGCCTTAACGCCGAGCTCCAGAACCACGGCTTTGCCCGTGGTGATGTGCAGTCGATCCGCTGA
- a CDS encoding DUF3747 domain-containing protein, with product MALFPLQRAALVVSGTAVALGAVTLPPATVVPARAGSLFQIAELNEQNFVLVSAPIGDGSRAQLNIYEQLNNRRPCYETVGSQPAQVNPLLTTFDFTGICGRFLDANGYSLRVGGTDLAPTYRLSVIRRSDDNVLLAVPTTPGAGPEMVVARSQGAGDGFLQLLLEPGWQLKRRAYNGRNLGHVYLYRADWPGGGEAVASPALPSPPALPANGLPVQPFASGS from the coding sequence ATGGCCCTCTTCCCCCTGCAGCGTGCTGCCCTGGTGGTCAGCGGCACCGCCGTAGCCCTGGGGGCTGTCACGCTTCCCCCCGCCACGGTTGTTCCCGCCAGGGCCGGTTCCCTGTTCCAGATCGCCGAGCTCAACGAGCAGAATTTCGTGCTGGTCTCCGCGCCGATCGGTGATGGTTCCAGGGCCCAGCTGAACATCTACGAGCAGCTCAACAACCGCCGGCCCTGCTACGAGACGGTGGGCAGCCAGCCTGCCCAGGTGAATCCCCTGCTCACCACGTTTGATTTCACCGGTATCTGCGGGCGCTTCCTCGATGCCAACGGCTATTCCCTGCGGGTGGGTGGCACTGACCTGGCCCCCACCTACCGGTTGAGTGTGATCCGCCGTTCCGACGACAACGTGCTGCTGGCCGTTCCCACCACCCCCGGGGCCGGCCCTGAGATGGTGGTGGCCCGCTCCCAGGGGGCCGGCGACGGGTTCCTGCAGCTGCTGCTGGAGCCTGGCTGGCAGCTCAAGCGGCGCGCCTACAACGGCCGCAATCTCGGCCACGTGTACCTCTATCGGGCCGACTGGCCCGGTGGTGGCGAGGCCGTGGCCTCCCCCGCCCTGCCCAGCCCTCCCGCCCTGCCCGCCAATGGGCTGCCGGTGCAGCCCTTCGCCAGCGGCTCGTGA
- the rpsU gene encoding 30S ribosomal protein S21, which translates to MTQVTVGENEGIESALRRFKRQVSKAGIFADLKRLRHHETPTEKYKRKAQQRRRRR; encoded by the coding sequence ATGACCCAGGTCACCGTCGGCGAAAACGAAGGCATCGAGTCGGCCCTGCGTCGCTTCAAGCGTCAGGTGTCCAAGGCCGGCATCTTTGCCGACCTCAAGCGTCTCCGCCACCACGAGACCCCCACCGAGAAGTACAAGCGCAAGGCCCAGCAGCGTCGCCGCCGTCGCTGA